The Methylomagnum ishizawai genome has a window encoding:
- the pssA gene encoding CDP-diacylglycerol--serine O-phosphatidyltransferase: MERNHTPPSKPRRGVYLLPNLFTTAALFAGFYAITAAFNHRFETAAIAIFIAMVLDGLDGRVARLTNTQSAFGAEYDSMADMVSFGAAPALAMYVWSLAGLGKFGWVAAFVHAAGAALRLARFNTQVATADKRYFQGLPSPSAAAILAGFLWFSESHGVQAESVSYIAAGLALATGLLMVSNFRYYSFKDFDLRGRVPFLWAILIMLVFALVFTNPPLMLFVIFGGYAVSGPALTLVRLRKMRSERKV; this comes from the coding sequence ATGGAACGCAACCACACCCCTCCCAGCAAACCCCGGCGCGGCGTCTACCTGCTGCCCAATTTGTTCACCACGGCGGCCCTGTTCGCCGGTTTCTACGCCATCACCGCCGCCTTCAACCACCGCTTCGAGACCGCCGCCATCGCGATCTTCATCGCCATGGTGCTGGACGGGTTGGATGGCCGCGTCGCCCGCCTGACCAACACCCAGAGCGCCTTCGGGGCCGAATACGACAGCATGGCCGACATGGTCTCGTTCGGCGCGGCTCCGGCCCTGGCGATGTACGTCTGGTCGCTGGCGGGCCTCGGCAAATTCGGCTGGGTCGCGGCCTTCGTCCACGCGGCGGGCGCGGCCCTGCGCCTGGCCCGCTTCAACACCCAGGTCGCCACCGCCGACAAGCGCTATTTCCAGGGGCTGCCCAGCCCCTCCGCCGCCGCCATCCTGGCGGGCTTCCTATGGTTCAGCGAGAGCCATGGGGTCCAGGCCGAATCGGTGAGCTATATCGCCGCCGGGCTGGCCCTGGCCACGGGGCTCCTGATGGTCAGCAATTTCCGCTATTACAGCTTCAAGGATTTCGACCTGCGGGGCCGGGTGCCCTTCCTGTGGGCCATCCTCATCATGCTGGTGTTCGCTCTGGTGTTCACCAACCCGCCCTTGATGCTGTTCGTGATCTTCGGCGGCTACGCGGTGTCGGGCCCGGCCCTGACCCTGGTCCGGTTGCGCAAGATGCGGAGCGAGCGCAAGGTCTAG
- the ilvC gene encoding ketol-acid reductoisomerase, with protein sequence MQVYYDKDADLSIIQGKKVAIVGYGSQGHAHANNLKESGVSVIVALRPGSASAIKAQNAGLEVMDIADAVKAADVVMILAPDEHQAKLYSHQIEPNIKQGAALAFAHGFNIHFEQIQPRADLDVIMVAPKGPGHLVRSTYTQGGGVPSLIAVFQDASGMAKEIALSYASANGGGRAGIIETSFREETETDLFGEQAVLCGGATALVQAGFETLVEAGYAPEMAYFECLHELKLIVDLMYEGGIANMRYSISNTAEYGDLTRGPRVVTEATKLEMKKILKEIQTGEFAREFILENQAGAATLKAKRRLGREHQIEQVGAKLRDMMPWIKANKIVDKSKN encoded by the coding sequence ATGCAGGTCTATTACGATAAAGACGCCGACCTTTCCATCATCCAGGGCAAGAAGGTCGCCATCGTCGGCTACGGCTCCCAGGGCCACGCCCATGCCAACAATCTCAAGGAGTCCGGCGTCTCCGTGATCGTCGCGCTGCGTCCGGGTTCCGCCTCCGCCATCAAAGCCCAGAACGCCGGGCTGGAAGTCATGGACATCGCCGACGCGGTCAAGGCCGCCGACGTCGTCATGATCCTGGCCCCGGACGAGCATCAAGCCAAGCTCTATAGCCACCAGATCGAGCCGAACATCAAGCAGGGCGCGGCCCTGGCCTTCGCCCACGGCTTCAACATCCACTTCGAGCAAATCCAGCCCCGCGCCGACCTCGACGTGATCATGGTCGCCCCCAAGGGTCCGGGCCATCTGGTGCGCTCCACCTACACCCAGGGCGGCGGCGTGCCCTCCTTGATCGCGGTGTTCCAGGACGCTTCCGGCATGGCCAAGGAAATCGCCCTGTCCTACGCCTCCGCCAACGGCGGCGGCCGGGCCGGCATCATCGAGACCAGCTTCCGCGAAGAAACCGAAACCGATTTGTTCGGCGAACAGGCCGTCTTGTGCGGCGGCGCGACCGCCCTGGTGCAGGCGGGCTTCGAGACCCTGGTCGAAGCCGGCTACGCCCCGGAAATGGCCTACTTCGAGTGCCTGCACGAACTCAAGCTGATCGTGGACCTGATGTACGAGGGCGGCATCGCCAATATGCGCTACTCCATCTCCAACACGGCGGAATACGGCGACCTGACCCGCGGCCCCCGCGTCGTCACCGAGGCCACCAAGCTGGAGATGAAGAAAATCCTGAAGGAAATCCAGACCGGCGAATTCGCCCGCGAATTCATCCTGGAGAACCAAGCCGGCGCCGCCACCCTCAAGGCCAAGCGCCGCCTGGGCCGCGAACACCAGATCGAGCAGGTCGGCGCGAAGCTGCGCGACATGATGCCCTGGATCAAGGCCAACAAGATCGTCGATAAGAGCAAGAACTGA
- the ilvN gene encoding acetolactate synthase small subunit, with protein sequence MRHIISILIENESGALSRVAGLFSARGYNIESLTVAPTEDASLSRMTLVTSGSDEIIEQITKQLNKLIDVVKLIDISGSTHIERELMMVKTRAVDGMRDEIKRLTDIFRGNILDVTATTYVIEITGEKSKLDAFLQTVGAEHIIEVVRSGTTGILRGERGLAV encoded by the coding sequence ATGCGTCACATCATCTCCATCCTGATCGAGAACGAATCGGGCGCTTTGTCCCGCGTGGCCGGGCTGTTTTCCGCCCGTGGCTACAACATCGAATCCCTCACCGTCGCCCCGACCGAGGACGCCTCGCTGTCGCGCATGACCCTGGTCACTTCGGGCAGCGACGAGATCATCGAGCAGATCACCAAGCAGCTCAACAAGCTGATCGATGTGGTGAAGCTGATCGATATCTCCGGCTCCACCCACATCGAGCGCGAGCTGATGATGGTCAAAACCCGCGCCGTGGACGGGATGCGCGACGAAATCAAACGCCTGACCGATATCTTCCGCGGCAACATCCTCGACGTGACCGCCACCACCTACGTCATCGAAATCACCGGGGAAAAGTCCAAGCTGGACGCCTTCCTGCAAACGGTGGGCGCGGAACACATCATCGAGGTGGTCCGCTCCGGCACCACCGGCATCCTGCGCGGCGAACGGGGTTTGGCGGTTTAA
- a CDS encoding Uma2 family endonuclease, with translation MDWDHVWTDALLSDLPFKVELDPWGQIVMNPIKVRHVLMRNAISDQLKQVIAGYGKTFQCLPVMTPENIKMPDVVWFSPERYEEMRNSEVSPIMPEICVEVLAPGESVERLLHKKDLYLAGGAVEFWLCDDAGQLSFYDDLDVLEYSRLIPAFPHRVEPD, from the coding sequence ATGGATTGGGACCATGTTTGGACCGACGCCCTGCTCTCCGACCTGCCCTTCAAAGTCGAACTGGACCCATGGGGGCAGATCGTCATGAACCCGATCAAAGTGCGCCATGTGTTGATGCGCAACGCCATCTCCGACCAGCTCAAGCAAGTCATCGCGGGCTATGGCAAAACCTTCCAATGCCTGCCGGTCATGACCCCGGAGAACATCAAGATGCCCGATGTGGTCTGGTTCTCCCCCGAGCGCTACGAAGAAATGAGGAACAGCGAAGTCAGCCCCATCATGCCGGAAATCTGCGTGGAAGTGCTGGCACCGGGCGAAAGCGTCGAACGCCTGCTCCACAAGAAGGATTTATATCTCGCCGGCGGCGCGGTCGAATTCTGGCTGTGCGACGACGCGGGCCAACTGAGCTTCTACGACGATCTCGATGTTTTGGAATATTCGCGCTTGATCCCGGCGTTTCCGCACCGGGTCGAGCCGGATTGA